Within Lolium rigidum isolate FL_2022 chromosome 5, APGP_CSIRO_Lrig_0.1, whole genome shotgun sequence, the genomic segment GAAATGAATGTCACTACCTTTTGTTCGTCATATTCTCCGCCAAAGTAGCGTTCATCGTCGTGCAGGCGTGGCAGCCAAGGTCGCCCTTAATCTGCTGACTTTTCCAGGTGGGTCAGGTGGCTGGTGATGGCCGGTTGCACGGGGGCTCGGTCTGAAGAAATAcggcggtcctagggttcctcttgcgcCAAAACGAATATCTACTTGATGCATGTCCTCCTTGATCTGGCCAGAGTATCGAGTTTCGGGAGACTCCACCGGCTAACTCCATAGTGCGTCTTATGCGTGGAGATTGCTGGATTGGATGGTATTCGATCGCGTGCAACCATTTTTATTGCCGTTTTGTTTCAGAGTGAGCGATGCCAAGCTGTGCTGTCAGTTGCCATCATGGAACATGTGTTTAGTTTCATGGTGAAGTGAGTCACGGAGAATGTATGGAAGGTGAGATCTGAGAACTCgtaatggtggttcgagtccTGGTTTCAATGAGATTTTTGCTTGTTGATTCATGAAATGGAGCATTGGCATCGGCAAGCGAGGGCAATAATACATGACAAATTTAGAGTCTAAAACTTGCAGGGTGAAAACCAAAGacctgaccttaattggttgtgtttaGCAGTGGTCTCGTTGAAGGTATTGTTTTGTGAGCATGGATTTTCTTCTGGGTAAAAACCTATGGGCTATGTAGGACAATGATGACGCTTGTGTACTAATTTTTTTTACAGACATCGCTTTTCAAGATGATGAATTTCTGGTGCTGCCTTGGTGATATCCGCTGCCTTGATTTGTGAGCGAGATTTTTTCTGTAATTGTTCTTTTTTCAGTTGTATGCATCCATGTTGCCATTAAGGCACTAACTGAATATAATTAATATATTTATGGTATTAATATCTTAACCTTTGTCGAAAAAGCAAGCAGCCAATCGAGCGGTGTGCTTGCTAAGCTACCCAAACCAACGAACAATAGACTCATGCGATGGGAATGGTGGGCCAACATATATGCAGCCAGCCGAGGAGCAACGGGCCAGAGCGAGGCCCATAAAGGACCGACTGTTGGAGTAGTTAATCTGGTATCTCCATTTCAGTTGAATCGGTTAAACAGAACCCATTAGTTTTGTATCGTATTCTTATATGGTTTTCCCGTGCGATTTCTGACATCTTGTGCTAAGTTCTGTATCTGTATCAGTTCAATTGGTTAAATTTCGAGTACATAGAGCGCTTCAAAGTTAGTAGAGCAATTTATCAGTGTGGCAAACTCACTTGATTTATATACAACTTACAAAACTGAACTTCATAGGCGCACAATGTGCACTGTCACTGTACAATTAATTTAGGCATTGTGCTCTCATAGATTAATGCTATGCTAGTATTCACATATATGCAATACAATTACAAGGACCTATCCCTACTGTAACTTCATTGCTAGCGGCTTTGACCAACCTTGGATATGTCTTCCTTGGTCACTTATCTCTTCTGGAAATTGAATAGCTTGATCGATAGCCCGAAGAGGAAAGCAAAGAGAACGGCAAATGAGACGACCACCACAGCAACTACCCACAGGAAGTCATGGTGGAACCCAAAATAGCTTTCTACAAACTCGGACACCTGCACGCCGTTACTTTCGAATTTTGCTGTTACGTCTCCAAACTGTGAAGTGACCAGACCGTTGAGTGTCCATGCAATAAGGCTGAGCCAGTAGTACCATCTCCACCATATCGGAATTCTCTGTTGAGAAAAGTAGCCAGTTTACAGGATATAAGGAAAAGAAGGAGCGAAGGTTTGGTACTGGTTCTAGTTTTTCTCTATAGAAGTAGAAGTATAAGAAGTTAGACACTGAGAACAAATGGCAAACTTACAGTTCTTGGTGTAATAAATCCCGAGAAAAGGTTCCAAAGAGCATAGAATGCCGTGGAAACAACAGAGGCAACGTTATAGTTCGGAGTCAGGCCCACCGACATCATTCCGTAAAATGTGAAGTAAGCTAGAGTGAAGTACATGAAGAACAGGTACCAAAAGAACTTGGCAGCTGTCCACTCGAAGCCAATCATAGCATATACTATCACGCCATATATCAATGATTGAACAAAGATGTATGGAAGTTCAATTGCAACCTGAAAGGGAAACTAGATGTTAGTGGTCATATAGTTTTACGATTGCTTTCCACTTACTTGGGTAATTGGTTTAACTATCAGTAGTGTCTGTAAAAGTTATCTTAAATCTTTTTATCAAGCCTCATATGTACATACTTGCACCTATTTAGGATGCTTTAGCTGAAAATGCCATGCCTTTTGATCGTTGGACTCGTTAGTCTTGTTTATAGTAATACCTAAAGATGAAAATTAATGCAATGAAAATCTACCTGTCCCAATGCATATGGCAGAGGTGAGTACATGTGGGCCGCTCTTTCCCTGTAAAAGACTGTGCGCTCAACAGCCACAACTGGCTGAACTGAGGCCGAGTTCTGCACCCCCATGAACAAAACTGAGGCATACATGGAACCCATGGCATTGAACAAGTCTTGTTGACTGTGCCTGCAAGAGTAAAATGTTTCTGGTGAATTAGAAAGGTGGCAACCGTAGGtagtctccttaacaaatatcacATATACAATTTTGTATGCTTTCTTTTATTATATATTATATTACCTTTTTCTTCCAATTCCCCAGAACATTGTTCCAAACAATAGCGCAATTAGTGTAGTATAGAAGAATTTGACTGCAGTATATGGAGGATTTCTCCAGTATGACAGACTTTGCTTCCACAGGCAAGCAGAACATTGTGTGAGGAAGGTTTGTGAGTACTCCGTTGGGAAGGATAAGTCGTTTGAACCTTCAGGAGGTgtacttagctcctttattaaacTTTTATTCCTCCTGAAATGCAACAAAAACAACAATATTCGTGCACATTTTAGATATTTGAAACTTCAGTTGCGGAAGAACAAATTGACATACTAGTATTATCACATGCTTTTACAATGGGCCACCTATAAtgcatatttgctgttcttctgtaGTTTAGAGATCTGCCCTCTTAATTAATAGTTTAAACATACTGAAGAAAATACTAATTGTGAAGTTGCATATGTTAATAGTTCTTCACCATTTCATTGGATTTTGTTATTAAACTATGAAGTAATGCAACCAGAAACCTACCGATATAGTTCAGAATTCCTGTATACTTGACTGAAGCTAATCCCCGTTGTGTACTTGGCACGGGCCAACTGGAGATTCAATTAAAATCAATGTTGACGGCGCTATTAATGGCCAAGACATTGTGGCAGGGAGTGGGGGAGTGGCGAGAGATTTATCACGAAGATTCAGGGGAGTGTGGTGTAAAGCTTACCTTGGAATTGTTGATCCTCTTATCTCTGAAGCTCTGGCGTTGCATGACGCGGTAGTGTTTGCTCGAGCACGCTCTTTCAGTCACATCTGGGTTGAGACTGATTGCTCGGAACTCGTTAGACTATGGGAAAATAAAAGGACCAATCGTTCGGTGATTGCTCCTATTCTCGAAGAAGTTAGTATTTTAAGTCTAGATCTTCaggctttttctatttcttttgctcGTCGTTCAGCCAACAAATCTGCTCATGAGTGTGCACGCTATGCTTGTTTGCACAACATTTCAGAGGAGTGGTCTGGAGCGAGCCCAGTTTTCCTTCAAAACAGCCTTCGAGCTGACTGTAATGGTGCTACTGTGATTTAATAAAGTCGATGTGTTCTCCAAAAAAAAACCAACGAACAAAAGAAAAAGCATCAATTCTCATATGCGATGGGAATGGTGGGCCAAAATATATGCAGCAAGTGGAGGAGCAACGGGCCAGAGTGAGGCCCATGAAGAACCGACTGCTGGGGCGATTGGTCGCCCGATCAGGAGGGGAAAAAGTGAATGATTGCTCCTCTCATGCGAGTATCAGACACACCAGCAGCTAGTTTAGCACCGAATGTCCCAGTAACCAAAAAGACATCTCGGTGCAACCACCGAGTACACCAACTACAAACATCCAGCGCGCTCTCTTGTCTCTGCCACACaacacacaacacacacacaagtaCGCAGACATGTCTAGATCCTCCCGGATCACCGTCCTCCTCGCCGTGATCACCGTGCTGGCCACCACGGTGCAGGCGGACTCGCCGGTCTGCGCGTACCCGTGCCTCCCTTCACCAAACTCCGGCGGCGTCATCAACAGCtacccgccaccgccaccagcagcaaccgatggtggcgccggcggcggcttcgGCGGCAGCtacccaccgccaccgcccgggGGCTTCCCGCTATCCCCGCCTGGTGTCATGCCGGGTTTCCTCCCGCCGCCGTACAGCGCCGTCCCGGCCGGGCCAGCTCCACCGCCGCCGAACCCGGTCCTGCCGTGGTTCCCGTGGTACTACCAGCACGACAACCCGATCACTGGGTCCACCACGTCGGCGTCCCCGCCACCGGCCGTGCACCGGAGGACGACGTGCATGGTTGCCCCGCTGCTCCATCTTTGTCTGGTGATTCTTCTTCGGGCGTCGTAGAGTACTTGTCGGCAGGAGAGTCTGTTGATTAATTTAAGTTTCTCATGCCGATCGAACTTGCTCTTGTTAATTGCGCAGATGCTGTTTTTTGGGTTCTTTTTATGTACGAGCTTGTACAAAAGCTTACCACTATCGTCCATAGATTATACACTGTTCTCGAGTATATATATGCAGATCGACTACGCATGATGTAAATTTCTGAGGTAACTATTGTAGTTTTTATACATGGATAATGTCCTATTGATCTTTTTTTTTCCTATTGATCTTGATGATTAGCTTCGTGATGTTCTCTGGCTCACTTCGTGCTTATAATCTTTG encodes:
- the LOC124651737 gene encoding wiskott-Aldrich syndrome protein homolog, which translates into the protein MSRSSRITVLLAVITVLATTVQADSPVCAYPCLPSPNSGGVINSYPPPPPAATDGGAGGGFGGSYPPPPPGGFPLSPPGVMPGFLPPPYSAVPAGPAPPPPNPVLPWFPWYYQHDNPITGSTTSASPPPAVHRRTTCMVAPLLHLCLVILLRAS
- the LOC124656684 gene encoding ABC transporter G family member 53-like; the protein is MQRQSFRDKRINNSKLARAKYTTGISFSQVYRNSELYRRNKSLIKELSTPPEGSNDLSFPTEYSQTFLTQCSACLWKQSLSYWRNPPYTAVKFFYTTLIALLFGTMFWGIGRKRHSQQDLFNAMGSMYASVLFMGVQNSASVQPVVAVERTVFYRERAAHMYSPLPYALGQVAIELPYIFVQSLIYGVIVYAMIGFEWTAAKFFWYLFFMYFTLAYFTFYGMMSVGLTPNYNVASVVSTAFYALWNLFSGFITPRTRIPIWWRWYYWLSLIAWTLNGLVTSQFGDVTAKFESNGVQVSEFVESYFGFHHDFLWVVAVVVVSFAVLFAFLFGLSIKLFNFQKR